Proteins encoded in a region of the Ziziphus jujuba cultivar Dongzao chromosome 3, ASM3175591v1 genome:
- the LOC107422887 gene encoding PH, RCC1 and FYVE domains-containing protein 1 isoform X3 — MYISTEQVSCILSIMKHITGTTVFNIDGVMQALALDDVFWLNQDGSDFGQDGGRLSASIEYSPSIAHSRVSIDWNLASSDVASARSNMQLRTNAGDGFRISVSSTPSCSSGASGPDDIESLGDVYMWGEVWSDGILPDGSVSSIPIKTDVLTPKPLESNVVLDVHQIACGVRHVALVTRQGEVFTWGEESGGRLGHGIDKDYSRPSLVEFLAVNNVDFVACGEYHTCAVSTSGDLFTWGDGTHNAGLLGQGNEVSHWIPKRVAGPLEGLQVLSVSCGTWHSALATSSGKLFTFGDGTFGVLGHGDRESVPYPKEVQSLCGLKTIKVSCGVWHTAAIVEVMGQPGANVSSRKLFTWGDGDKYRLGHGSKDTYLLPTCVSSLIDYNFQQLACGHTMTVALTTSGHVFTMGGTAYGQLGNPSSDGKIPCLVQDKLVGEFVEEISCGAYHVAVLTSRSEVFTWGRGSNGRLGHGDIEDRKTPTLVEALRDRHVKNISCGSNFTSSICIHKWVSGADQSVCSGCRQQFGFTRKRHNCYNCGLVHCHACSSKKALKAALAPTPGKPHRVCDACHAKLKAAEAGNNINRKATTPRPSVDSREYSSRVDVRSSRVLLSPTMEPVKYLEIKSGRPGNRYDYPSMVRASQVPSLLQLKDIAFPSSLSAIQNALKPVMPTSPQPQPQPLVNSRPSSPYSRRPSPPRSTTPVFSRGVIDSLRKTNDVLNQEVSKLQNQIRSLKQKCDGQDQEIQKLTKEAKESASVAAEQFSKWRAAKELLKSFTEQLKEMSEKVPPEVSESEIFKSLHARSEEFLKTSSAVSKIYTDWPTSLDQRVEDCSSARVSDLSHDGDHGSARVSNQSHDEGYSSRASASNTKDNEPQPSSENGFKSHESSTRKSEGGKEVIEQFEPGVYVTLLQLRDGTRVFRRVKFSKRRFSEQQAEEWWNGNKDRLLRRYNQHKTNTASTESSNGPAPAAEENNEATTPVSET, encoded by the exons ATGTATATTTCGACAGAGCAAGTTTCATGTATACTATCAATTATGAAGCATATAACTGGTACCACAGTCTTTAATATTGATGGAGTTATGCAAGCTCTTGCACTTGATGATGTTTTTTGGTTAAATCAG GATGGTAGTGACTTTGGTCAAGACGGTGGTCGCCTTAGTGCATCCATAGAATACAGTCCAAGTATTGCCCATTCTAGGGTTTCTATTGATTGGAATTTGGCAAGCTCAGATGTGGCTTCAGCACGTTCAAATATGCAACTAAGAACAAATGCTGGAGATGGTTTTCGTATTAGCGTTTCAAGCACTCCTAGCTGTTCAAGTGGAGCATCTGGACCTGATGACATAGAATCATTAGGAGACGTTTATATGTGGGGAGAGGTTTGGTCTGATGGGATTTTACCAGATGGGTCTGTGAGCTCAATCCCTATAAAAACTGATGTGCTAACTCCAAAGCCCCTAGAATCAAATGTCGTTCTTGATGTTCATCAGATTGCTTGTGGTGTACGTCATGTTGCTCTTGTAACAAGGCAAGGTGAGGTTTTCACCTGGGGAGAGGAATCTGGGGGGAGACTTGGTCATGGGATTGATAAAGACTATAGTCGCCCCAGCCTTGTTGAGTTCTTGGCAGTCAATAATGTAGATTTTGTTGCATGTGGCGAATATCATACATGTGCTGTATCTACATCTGGTGATTTATTTACCTGGGGTGATGGCACCCATAATGCCGGACTTCTAGGCCAGGGCAATGAAGTTAGTCATTGGATACCTAAAAGGGTTGCTGGTCCTTTAGAAGGACTTCAGGTTTTATCGGTTTCATGTGGAACTTGGCATTCGGCATTGGCAACTTCCAGTGGGAAACTGTTTACATTTGGTGATGGAACATTTGGTGTTCTTGGCCATGGAGATCGAGAGAGCGTTCCATATCCAAAGGAGGTACAGTCATTGTGTGGACTAAAGACTATAAAGGTTTCTTGTGGAGTATGGCATACTGCAGCTATCGTAGAGGTTATGGGTCAGCCTGGTGCAAATGTTTCCTCTAGAAAGTTGTTCACCTGGGGAGATGGTGACAAATATCGTTTGGGACATGGAAGCAAGGATACTTACCTTCTTCCCACCTGTGTCTCTTCACTTATTGACTACAACTTCCAGCAGCTCGCATGTGGGCATACTATGACTGTCGCCCTCACGACATCAGGTCATGTCTTTACCATGGGTGGTACAGCATATGGACAGCTAGGCAATCCAAGCTCTGATGGAAAGATTCCTTGCTTGGTACAGGATAAATTGGTAGGTGAGTTTGTTGAAGAAATATCTTGTGGGGCATATCATGTTGCAGTCCTCACATCAAGAAGTGAAGTATTCACTTGGGGGAGAGGTTCTAATGGAAGATTGGGACATGGAGATATAGAAGATCGAAAGACTCCAACTTTGGTCGAAGCACTGAGAGATAGGCATGTCAAAAATATATCATGCGGTTCGAATTTCACCTCTAGTATATGCATTCACAAATGGGTCTCTGGAGCTGACCAATCAGTCTGCTCAGGTTGTAGACAACAATTTGGTTTCACCAGAAAGAGACATAACTGTTATAACTGTGGGCTGGTGCATTGCCATGCCTGTAGTTCCAAAAAAGCATTGAAAGCTGCATTGGCTCCTACACCAGGCAAACCACATCGTGTCTGTGATGCTTGCCATGCAAAACTTAAAGCTGCTGAGGCTGGTAACAACATTAATAGGAAAGCTACAACTCCTCGCCCTTCAGTGGATTCCAGGGAATATTCCAGCAGGGTAGACGTAAGGTCTTCAAGGGTTCTGTTATCTCCAACTATGGAACCGGTCAAGTACCTCGAGATCAAGTCTGGAAGGCCAGGGAACAGATATGATTACCCTTCAATGGTCAGGGCTTCCCAAGTTCCATCACTTTTACAACTAAAAGATATTGCATTTCCTAGTTCACTCAGTGCTATTCAAAATGCTTTGAAACCTGTTATGCCAACATCGCCTCAGCCCCAGCCTCAGCCCCTAGTCAACTCGAGACCTTCTTCACCTTACTCAAGGAGACCTAGCCCTCCACGCTCTACCACTCCTGTATTTTCTAGGGGCGTTATTGACAGTCTCAGGAAGACGAATGATGTCTTAAACCAAGAAGTATCGAAGCTGCAAAATCAA ATTAGAAGTCTGAAGCAGAAGTGTGATGGTCAAGATCaggaaatacaaaaattaacaaaagagGCTAAAGAATCAGCTTCAGTGGCTGCAGAACAATTTTCAAAGTGGAGAGCGGCCAAGGAACTTTTGAAGTCCTTCACAGAACAG TTAAAGGAGATGTCAGAGAAGGTTCCTCCAGAGGTTTCTGAGAGTGAAATCTTTAAATCCTTGCATGCTCGATCTGAAGAATTTCTTAAAACCAGTTCTGCAGTATCTAAAATTTATACTGACTGGCCAACGAGCTTAGACCAAAGAGTTGAAGACTGTAGTTCTGCACGAGTTTCTGACCTATCTCATGATGGAGACCATGGTTCTGCACGAGTTTCTAACCAATCTCATGATGAAGGATACAGTAGTAGAGCATCTGCTTCTAACACAAAAGACAATGAACCTCAACCAAGTTCAGAAAATGGCTTCAAATCACATGAATCTTCAACAAGAAAGTCTGAGGGTGGTAAAGAAGTTATTGAACAATTCGAACCTGGTGTTTACGTTACTCTTCTCCAACTTCGAGATGGTACCAGGGTTTTCAGGCGTGTTAAATTCAG TAAACGAAGGTTTAGTGAGCAACAGGCAGAGGAATGGTGGAATGGCAACAAAGATAGGCTGCTTAGGAGATACAATCAACATAAGACAAACACTGCTTCAACTGAATCATCCAATGGACCAGCACCTGCAGCAGAGGAAAACAATGAAGCAACCACTCCAGTTTCTGAAACTTAG